From the Longimicrobiales bacterium genome, one window contains:
- the mrdA gene encoding penicillin-binding protein 2: MERTGRLQTPRGARMHRSRVLRTVVIVLVAVLGTALFRLQVLRGEEFAVVAQNNRLRPVPVPAPRGTIYDRHGQVVAGSIPGYQVMLMPAPMDSMDAQIQRLTPILGLTEANIQRAKRKWSQQRHLPMIVLDDADPRAVARLEERRHLFPGVLVYEYAKRYYPDGENIAHFIGYVSEISEAELEEQFVDYEQGRWIGKNGLEKEYERLIGGTPGMRYLEIDARGRIKRWLPEEMGVPPVPGKDLHLYLDLDLQNFIAEIFPKEYTGSIVAIDPQTGGILAYYSHPTFDPNRFIGGIPAAYWKQLNEDPAKPLLDRVAGSGQPAASTWKLAVAGMALDLGVIEPDEYMPQACNGGIYYGRYARCWLSSGHGRQNLIEGIKNSCNVYFYQLGIKIGLERFLETGTRLGFGDKTGIDIPTEITNSFPASIEYWEDRFGYRPYDNEVLSLSIGQGPITMTVLKLAHIYSALTAPGGKVPAPRLAMESGAPRDTFTFHVDKVDQWYLEAGMRRVLGPGGTAALSRLQEWELLGKTGTAQNPHGPDHAWFVGTGARAPGESPEIAVTMFLEFAEHGYTASGYVAEAVNFYLDRKYGRPFERWATPRLRFANGLPVNWNFSEPIQDPPRPTSSQAAAPAGGQTQTTGTPTTARAQGGPSDAGTSTRPSGGR; the protein is encoded by the coding sequence ATGGAACGCACCGGTCGACTCCAGACACCGCGCGGCGCGCGCATGCACCGCAGCCGCGTGCTGCGCACGGTCGTGATCGTACTGGTGGCCGTGCTCGGCACGGCGCTGTTCCGGCTGCAGGTGCTGCGCGGCGAGGAGTTCGCGGTCGTTGCGCAGAACAACCGGCTGCGGCCGGTGCCGGTGCCGGCCCCGCGCGGCACCATCTACGATCGCCATGGCCAGGTAGTGGCCGGCAGCATCCCCGGGTATCAGGTCATGCTGATGCCTGCGCCCATGGACTCCATGGACGCGCAGATTCAGCGGCTCACCCCCATCCTCGGCCTGACCGAAGCGAACATCCAGCGCGCGAAGCGGAAGTGGTCCCAGCAGCGCCACCTCCCGATGATCGTGCTCGACGACGCCGATCCGCGCGCCGTCGCGCGCCTCGAGGAGCGTCGGCACCTCTTCCCGGGTGTGCTCGTCTACGAGTACGCCAAGCGCTACTACCCGGACGGCGAAAACATCGCGCACTTCATCGGCTACGTTTCAGAGATCAGCGAGGCCGAGCTGGAAGAGCAGTTCGTCGATTACGAGCAGGGCCGCTGGATCGGCAAGAACGGGCTGGAAAAGGAGTACGAGCGGCTCATCGGCGGCACACCCGGTATGCGCTACCTCGAGATCGACGCGCGCGGCCGGATCAAGCGCTGGCTCCCCGAGGAGATGGGCGTGCCTCCCGTGCCCGGCAAGGACCTGCACCTTTATCTCGACCTCGATCTGCAGAACTTCATCGCGGAGATCTTCCCGAAGGAGTACACCGGCTCCATCGTCGCCATCGACCCACAGACGGGTGGCATCCTGGCCTACTACAGCCACCCGACGTTCGATCCAAACCGGTTCATCGGCGGGATTCCCGCGGCGTACTGGAAACAGTTGAACGAGGATCCGGCAAAGCCGCTGCTCGACCGCGTCGCCGGCTCAGGCCAGCCGGCCGCCTCCACGTGGAAGCTGGCAGTCGCCGGCATGGCACTCGATCTGGGCGTGATCGAGCCCGACGAGTACATGCCGCAGGCGTGCAATGGCGGCATCTACTACGGCCGCTACGCCCGCTGCTGGCTTTCGAGCGGCCACGGCCGGCAGAACCTGATCGAGGGAATCAAGAACTCCTGCAACGTCTATTTCTATCAGCTCGGCATCAAGATCGGACTGGAGCGCTTCCTCGAGACGGGCACACGGCTGGGGTTTGGCGACAAGACCGGCATCGACATTCCGACGGAGATTACGAACAGCTTCCCCGCGAGCATCGAGTACTGGGAGGACAGGTTCGGCTACCGCCCGTACGACAACGAGGTGCTGTCACTCTCGATCGGGCAGGGCCCGATCACGATGACCGTCCTCAAGCTCGCTCACATCTACAGCGCACTCACGGCTCCGGGCGGGAAGGTCCCCGCGCCGCGTCTCGCGATGGAGTCCGGCGCCCCGCGCGACACGTTCACGTTCCACGTCGACAAGGTCGACCAGTGGTACCTCGAAGCAGGCATGCGCCGTGTGCTCGGCCCCGGAGGTACAGCCGCTCTGAGCCGCCTGCAGGAATGGGAGCTGCTGGGCAAGACGGGAACCGCGCAGAATCCGCACGGGCCCGACCACGCCTGGTTCGTGGGTACCGGCGCGCGCGCACCCGGTGAGTCGCCGGAGATCGCCGTCACGATGTTCCTCGAGTTCGCCGAGCACGGCTACACCGCGTCCGGCTACGTCGCGGAAGCAGTCAACTTCTACCTGGACCGGAAGTACGGCCGCCCCTTCGAGCGCTGGGCGACGCCACGACTGCGCTTCGCCAACGGGTTGCCCGTGAACTGGAACTTCTCCGAGCCCATCCAGGACCCGCCGCGCCCCACCAGCTCACAGGCGGCCGCGCCAGCCGGTGGTCAGACCCAGACGACAGGGACACCGACAACGGCACGTG